Proteins from one Algicella marina genomic window:
- a CDS encoding Do family serine endopeptidase — protein MENEPATTTGDAGGPTLTRPSATARSLPSPEHAVAAFQVLILAIALAFAIPIMSKAAPESFADLAEELSPSVVNITTTTSVTASAGPRPMIPEGSPLEDFFNDFMDRNGPQERERRGSALGSGFVISADGYIVTNNHVIERADEITIEFFNGAGELPAEVIGTDPRTDIALLKVEPENPLPFVSFGDSDVARVGDWVLAIGNPLGQGFSVSAGIISARNRSLQGAYDDFIQTDAAINRGNSGGPLFNMDGKVIGVNTAILSPNGGSIGIGFSMSSAVVTRVVDQLREFGETRRGWLGVSIQNLTPDVSEALGLEDEEGALVTDVPEGPAKEGGVLSGDVILSFDGQDVKDTRELVRMVGETEVGKTVRVLVFREGGTQTLRVTLGRRESAEGTLESGDVESDIPPEVEVLGMTLATLNDEARTEFGIDGSESGVVVIAVDETSEAFEKGVRPGDLITEIGQSSVSTPQDVEKGFKAAADGGRKSVLLLVRKDGRPRFVALSPQ, from the coding sequence ATGGAAAACGAGCCGGCAACCACAACCGGCGATGCAGGAGGACCAACTTTGACCAGACCATCAGCAACCGCACGAAGCTTGCCGTCTCCAGAGCACGCCGTGGCAGCCTTTCAAGTTCTGATACTGGCAATTGCTCTTGCTTTCGCTATTCCAATTATGTCGAAGGCAGCGCCAGAAAGTTTTGCGGATCTCGCCGAAGAACTTTCTCCATCCGTCGTCAATATTACGACGACAACGAGTGTAACGGCTTCTGCAGGGCCCCGTCCGATGATCCCGGAAGGCTCACCGCTCGAGGATTTTTTCAACGACTTCATGGACAGAAATGGTCCACAGGAGCGGGAACGCCGTGGATCCGCTCTGGGGTCAGGCTTCGTCATTTCCGCGGACGGCTACATCGTAACCAACAATCATGTGATCGAACGTGCCGACGAAATCACTATCGAATTCTTTAATGGCGCAGGTGAACTACCTGCCGAAGTTATCGGCACTGATCCCCGTACCGACATCGCATTGCTGAAGGTGGAGCCGGAGAACCCGCTTCCGTTTGTGTCATTTGGAGACAGTGACGTCGCGCGGGTCGGGGACTGGGTTCTGGCCATTGGCAATCCGCTGGGGCAGGGTTTTTCTGTCAGTGCCGGAATTATATCGGCGCGAAACCGTTCGCTTCAGGGCGCATACGACGATTTCATACAGACTGATGCGGCTATCAATCGTGGTAATTCTGGCGGTCCATTGTTCAACATGGACGGCAAAGTCATCGGCGTGAATACCGCCATCCTGAGCCCCAACGGTGGTTCCATCGGTATTGGTTTTTCGATGTCTTCCGCAGTCGTGACTCGGGTCGTTGATCAATTGCGGGAATTCGGTGAGACGCGGCGCGGCTGGCTGGGCGTGAGTATCCAGAACCTGACACCGGACGTCTCTGAAGCGCTCGGCCTCGAAGACGAGGAGGGCGCATTGGTCACGGATGTGCCTGAAGGTCCTGCCAAGGAAGGAGGTGTGCTGTCCGGCGATGTCATTCTCAGCTTCGACGGACAGGACGTGAAGGATACGCGCGAGTTGGTGCGGATGGTAGGTGAAACCGAAGTCGGCAAGACCGTTCGCGTGCTGGTATTTCGCGAGGGCGGTACGCAGACGCTGCGAGTTACGCTGGGACGCAGGGAAAGCGCTGAGGGCACTTTGGAAAGCGGAGACGTCGAGTCCGATATCCCGCCGGAAGTCGAGGTGTTGGGAATGACCCTTGCAACGCTCAATGATGAAGCCCGGACAGAGTTCGGAATCGATGGCTCCGAAAGTGGCGTCGTTGTCATCGCCGTAGACGAAACCAGCGAGGCTTTCGAGAAGGGAGTCCGTCCCGGCGATTTGATCACGGAAATCGGTCAGAGTTCGGTCTCTACGCCTCAGGATGTGGAGAAGGGCTTCAAGGCAGCGGCGGATGGTGGCCGAAAGTCTGTTCTCTTGTTGGTCCGCAAGGACGGCAGGCCCCGTTTCGTGGCGCTGTCGCCGCAGTAA
- a CDS encoding DUF2065 domain-containing protein, whose amino-acid sequence MLSPHRVTIEDVIFGVAFVAIVEGLVLALAPFRIGDILRKLDEIPLDTRRLIGLGVAAVGVSIVWFLRG is encoded by the coding sequence GTGCTCAGCCCTCATCGCGTGACAATTGAGGATGTAATTTTCGGAGTCGCCTTCGTGGCGATCGTGGAGGGGCTGGTGCTTGCACTGGCCCCTTTCCGAATTGGTGACATTTTGCGAAAGCTTGACGAAATTCCGCTTGATACGCGGAGGTTGATAGGACTCGGGGTAGCCGCCGTCGGCGTGTCGATCGTCTGGTTCCTGCGCGGCTGA
- the hflC gene encoding protease modulator HflC — translation MSRVTILIIVVFAALVTVLSSVFIVDEREKVLVLQFGQIRDVKQDPGLAFKVPFIQSVVRYDDRIQSLDTPEQEVTPLDDRRLKVDAFARWRIADVVQFRQAVGGGDMGIAESRLSTILTSQIREVLGSVSSNTILSADRVALMNRIRDAAIVRARSLGVEVIDVRIKRTELPEQNLEATFQRMTAERAREAADERARGREAAQRVEAQANRTAVELVSEAQRDSEVIRGEADAQRNAIFAEAFGRDPEFFAFYRSLTAYERSLKGQNSTMVISPNSEFFDYLKSDRAQPSSRDN, via the coding sequence ATGAGCCGTGTAACGATTTTGATCATCGTTGTCTTCGCAGCGCTGGTTACGGTACTTTCTTCCGTCTTCATCGTCGACGAACGGGAAAAGGTATTGGTGCTGCAGTTCGGTCAGATCCGAGACGTGAAACAGGACCCGGGTTTGGCTTTCAAAGTTCCGTTCATTCAGTCGGTCGTCCGCTATGATGATAGGATACAGTCGCTCGACACGCCTGAGCAGGAGGTCACGCCACTGGATGACCGACGTCTGAAGGTTGATGCTTTTGCCCGGTGGCGTATTGCGGACGTCGTCCAGTTTCGTCAGGCGGTCGGTGGTGGCGACATGGGTATTGCCGAGAGCCGCCTATCCACAATTCTCACGTCGCAGATACGTGAGGTACTGGGGTCGGTGAGTTCTAACACCATCCTGTCGGCCGACCGTGTTGCCTTGATGAATCGGATCCGAGATGCCGCCATCGTCCGTGCGCGCTCTCTTGGGGTCGAGGTGATCGACGTTCGTATCAAGCGGACAGAGTTGCCTGAACAGAACCTTGAGGCGACTTTCCAGAGGATGACCGCTGAACGTGCGCGTGAAGCAGCCGACGAGAGAGCACGCGGTCGCGAAGCGGCGCAACGCGTCGAGGCGCAGGCGAACAGGACAGCGGTTGAACTCGTTTCCGAAGCGCAGCGGGACAGCGAGGTTATTCGCGGTGAAGCGGACGCTCAGCGTAACGCGATCTTCGCGGAAGCGTTTGGGCGGGATCCGGAATTCTTTGCTTTCTATCGTTCATTGACAGCTTACGAACGGTCTCTCAAAGGACAGAATTCCACGATGGTCATTTCGCCGAACAGCGAATTCTTTGATTATCTGAAGTCCGACCGTGCTCAGCCCTCATCGCGTGACAATTGA
- the hflK gene encoding FtsH protease activity modulator HflK — protein MPYSNNSGGPWGGGGKKGGGNNGGDDGGRGPWGGGDDRGRGGGGGKGPGGGGQGPDIDEIMRRGQEQLRVLMGGRGGSGGAGGGGFDGMGRGAVFLIILALLGAWAFLSFYTVRPEQRSVELFLGEFSAIGDPGLNFAPWPLVTKEILEVTRERSVQIGSGGNNGDGLMLTGDENIVDIDFEVVWNISDPSGYLFNLAEPQETIDAVAEAAMREVISRSELAPVLNRDRGIIAEEVQTLVQSTLDSYDSGVQVIRLNFDGADPPREVIDAFRDVQAAEQERDRLKNEADANANRALAEARGESAQLLQEAEAYRAQVINEAQGEASRFIAVFNEYSKAEDVTRKRLYLETMERVLGSVDKIIIDEGATGAGQGVVPYLPLNELRRPAPASGGNDQ, from the coding sequence ATGCCATACTCGAACAATTCGGGCGGCCCATGGGGCGGCGGCGGCAAGAAGGGCGGCGGCAACAACGGCGGTGACGACGGCGGCCGTGGCCCTTGGGGCGGCGGAGATGACCGTGGCCGCGGTGGTGGCGGCGGGAAAGGACCCGGAGGTGGAGGGCAGGGGCCGGACATCGACGAGATCATGCGTCGTGGCCAGGAACAGCTTCGTGTACTGATGGGCGGGCGCGGCGGTTCAGGTGGCGCAGGCGGTGGCGGTTTTGACGGAATGGGACGCGGCGCCGTTTTCCTTATCATTCTCGCGCTTCTGGGGGCCTGGGCCTTTCTAAGTTTCTACACGGTGCGACCGGAGCAACGCTCGGTGGAACTGTTTCTCGGAGAATTCAGCGCCATCGGTGATCCCGGTTTGAATTTCGCGCCGTGGCCGTTGGTGACCAAGGAAATTCTCGAGGTGACCCGCGAACGGTCTGTTCAGATCGGTTCGGGGGGAAATAACGGCGACGGTTTGATGCTGACTGGCGACGAAAACATTGTCGATATCGACTTCGAGGTTGTGTGGAACATCAGCGATCCGTCCGGGTATCTTTTCAACCTTGCAGAGCCACAAGAGACGATTGACGCTGTGGCCGAAGCCGCGATGCGGGAGGTGATCTCGCGCTCCGAACTCGCTCCGGTGCTAAACCGAGACCGAGGCATTATCGCCGAAGAGGTGCAGACCCTCGTTCAGTCGACTCTCGACAGCTACGACTCCGGTGTGCAGGTCATCCGCCTAAACTTCGATGGGGCCGATCCACCGCGCGAAGTGATTGATGCTTTCCGAGATGTTCAGGCGGCAGAGCAGGAACGGGACCGGCTGAAGAACGAAGCCGACGCGAACGCCAACCGTGCGCTTGCTGAAGCACGCGGCGAGTCGGCGCAACTTCTGCAGGAAGCAGAGGCTTACCGTGCGCAAGTCATCAATGAAGCTCAGGGTGAGGCGAGCAGATTCATCGCTGTTTTCAACGAATATTCGAAGGCCGAGGATGTAACTCGCAAACGACTTTACCTGGAAACGATGGAACGGGTTCTCGGCAGCGTCGACAAAATTATCATTGATGAGGGTGCGACCGGTGCAGGGCAGGGGGTAGTGCCTTATCTCCCACTCAACGAACTGCGCAGACCGGCGCCCGCCAGCGGAGGAAATGACCAATGA
- the gor gene encoding glutathione-disulfide reductase, with product MSFDYDLFVIGGGSGGVRAARWAAMAGAKVGLCEEFRYGGTCVIRGCVPKKLMVFASSFSEAAEDAEGFGWTMSARNFDWKAFIDKKDREIDRLEAVYSRNLESSGVSIFRERGVVKGPNSVELASGETVSAGHILIATGGYAFAPDVPGIEHVITSNEIFHLDEQPKRMLIVGGGYIACEFAGIMNGLGTEVTQFYRGAQILRGFDDEVRGHIAEEMRKKGINLHVGRDVVSIEKKEAGLVVKCTDGTFSEYDQILYATGRKPNTSGLGLEDVGVKLDRNGAVEVDKFSQTAVPSIYAVGDVTDRVNLTPVAIREGMAFAETVFRDNPTPADHELIPTAVFTQPEIGTIGLTQEEARESHDIEIYRSTFRPMFHAFADRDQRMLMKLIVDKPTQKILGAHIVGPAAGEMIQMVGIAVKMGATKQDFDNTMAVHPTAAEELVTMREPVPG from the coding sequence GTGAGCTTCGACTATGACCTTTTCGTAATCGGCGGTGGTTCCGGTGGCGTTCGCGCTGCGCGTTGGGCCGCGATGGCAGGCGCCAAGGTCGGACTTTGTGAGGAATTTCGCTATGGTGGAACCTGCGTCATTCGGGGGTGCGTGCCGAAAAAATTGATGGTCTTTGCGTCTTCATTCTCCGAAGCGGCGGAAGACGCAGAGGGCTTCGGCTGGACGATGAGTGCGCGCAACTTTGACTGGAAAGCTTTCATCGACAAGAAAGACAGGGAGATTGATCGCCTGGAAGCAGTCTATTCCCGCAATCTGGAGTCATCCGGCGTCTCGATATTCAGGGAACGCGGCGTGGTGAAAGGGCCTAACAGCGTCGAACTGGCAAGCGGCGAAACAGTATCGGCGGGCCACATTCTTATTGCTACGGGCGGATATGCCTTCGCTCCGGACGTTCCTGGCATTGAGCATGTCATCACGTCCAATGAGATATTCCATCTCGACGAACAGCCGAAGCGGATGCTGATTGTTGGTGGCGGGTATATCGCCTGCGAGTTCGCCGGAATTATGAACGGCCTTGGGACCGAGGTGACACAGTTTTATCGGGGCGCTCAGATACTGCGCGGTTTCGACGATGAGGTGCGAGGGCACATAGCTGAGGAAATGCGCAAGAAGGGCATCAATCTGCACGTCGGACGTGATGTCGTAAGTATCGAAAAGAAGGAAGCCGGTCTGGTTGTCAAATGCACGGACGGAACTTTTTCCGAATACGACCAAATTCTCTATGCGACGGGACGAAAGCCCAATACCTCGGGTCTTGGCTTGGAAGACGTTGGCGTGAAGCTCGATCGGAACGGAGCCGTTGAGGTCGACAAGTTCAGCCAGACGGCGGTACCTTCGATATATGCTGTCGGTGATGTGACGGATCGTGTTAATCTGACACCCGTCGCTATCAGGGAAGGTATGGCTTTCGCCGAAACGGTCTTCAGGGACAATCCGACACCCGCCGATCACGAACTCATCCCAACCGCTGTTTTCACCCAGCCGGAGATAGGAACCATTGGGCTGACGCAGGAGGAAGCCCGGGAGAGCCACGACATCGAGATTTACCGCTCTACGTTTCGACCGATGTTTCATGCATTCGCTGATCGTGATCAGCGGATGTTGATGAAGTTGATCGTGGACAAACCGACGCAGAAGATTCTTGGTGCGCACATCGTTGGGCCAGCAGCGGGCGAAATGATTCAGATGGTTGGTATTGCTGTGAAAATGGGGGCCACGAAACAGGACTTTGACAATACAATGGCGGTTCATCCTACGGCAGCGGAAGAATTGGTAACTATGCGGGAACCGGTTCCAGGCTAA
- the rpiA gene encoding ribose-5-phosphate isomerase RpiA, with translation MIDRLSPPDRAKLMSAYHAMQFVEDEMRLGLGTGSTAAWLVKLLGAEKHVFGLEIQCVATSTQTQELAERVGLRMISLDQAGWLDLVIDGTDEFDPLLSLIKGGGGALLQEKIVATASDRMVVIADPSKEVDRLGAFPLPVEIVRFGSEVTKGLIEDKLAGFDVATRRTHWREKAGKRLITDEGHYILDLNLGEIRDVDTIASGLLEIPGVVETGLFLDIADTVVMGVASGEARLIFSDDPEMLVDISDTDHFDALMAHLAETGELQ, from the coding sequence ATGATTGATCGCCTTTCACCACCGGATCGCGCCAAGCTGATGTCAGCCTACCATGCGATGCAGTTCGTCGAGGATGAAATGCGATTGGGACTCGGCACCGGATCGACGGCAGCTTGGCTGGTTAAGTTGCTGGGAGCCGAGAAGCATGTGTTCGGGCTGGAAATCCAGTGCGTCGCGACATCCACCCAGACGCAGGAACTCGCCGAGAGGGTGGGCTTGCGGATGATTTCCCTTGATCAGGCCGGGTGGCTCGATCTTGTAATCGACGGTACCGACGAGTTTGATCCGCTGCTTTCGCTGATCAAGGGAGGCGGTGGGGCGCTTTTGCAGGAAAAGATTGTCGCAACCGCGTCGGACAGGATGGTGGTTATCGCGGATCCAAGCAAGGAAGTTGACAGGTTGGGAGCATTCCCTTTGCCTGTCGAAATCGTGCGCTTCGGATCAGAAGTCACGAAAGGGCTGATTGAGGACAAGTTGGCCGGCTTTGATGTCGCAACCCGTCGTACCCATTGGCGAGAAAAGGCCGGTAAACGTCTGATTACAGACGAGGGGCACTACATCCTTGATCTCAATCTCGGTGAAATCAGAGATGTCGATACGATAGCAAGCGGCTTGCTGGAAATTCCCGGCGTTGTCGAAACAGGTTTGTTCCTCGACATCGCGGATACGGTCGTGATGGGTGTCGCCTCCGGCGAGGCAAGGCTGATCTTTTCCGACGATCCGGAAATGCTTGTCGACATTTCCGACACTGATCATTTCGACGCCCTGATGGCACACTTGGCCGAGACGGGAGAATTGCAGTGA
- a CDS encoding L-serine ammonia-lyase, with translation MFLSVFDIFKIGIGPSSSHTMGPMIAAARFLDLLRSGAALVPGAGTASQITCTLHGSLAFTGKGHATDKAVFYGLLGFVPETFDLDLATRAESAAAQRKQLEVEGIGTLDFDPDVSITFDYGPSLPQHTNGLVFRAFDDGGNLHAEETYFSIGGGFVVTAKELENPPPQTTAADVPYPFHSAEEMLAMAKGSGLTIAGMKRSNEIAQGHGQKLDKGVLQIWKVMAGSIDAGLQADGVLPGGLQLRRRAKALQESLRIDHGMNLAAPHTINDWIASYAIAVNEVNAAGGQIVTAPTNGASGVVPATLRYYLDHVPNASQDRIVDFLLTAAAIGGLLKANASISGAEVGCQGEVGSAAAMAAAGLCAVLGGSPEQVENAAEIALEHHLGMTCDPIKGLVQAPCIERNGLGAIKAVSAASLALRGDGTHLVSLDACIETMRQTGRDMNEKYKETSLGGLAVNVPNC, from the coding sequence ATGTTTCTCAGCGTTTTTGACATCTTCAAGATCGGCATCGGCCCGTCTTCCAGTCACACCATGGGCCCCATGATTGCGGCGGCACGGTTTCTGGACCTTCTGCGATCCGGCGCAGCCCTTGTTCCGGGTGCTGGCACGGCGAGCCAAATCACCTGCACGCTCCACGGTTCACTCGCGTTCACCGGCAAGGGGCACGCTACCGACAAAGCCGTTTTTTACGGTCTGCTCGGATTTGTCCCGGAAACCTTCGATCTCGATTTGGCGACGAGAGCGGAGTCAGCCGCTGCACAAAGAAAACAGTTGGAGGTCGAGGGTATTGGAACACTAGATTTCGATCCCGATGTCAGCATCACTTTCGACTACGGTCCGTCACTGCCACAGCACACAAATGGTCTCGTTTTCAGGGCGTTCGATGATGGCGGTAACCTGCACGCGGAGGAAACCTACTTTTCAATTGGAGGCGGCTTCGTCGTCACCGCAAAGGAACTTGAAAACCCGCCACCGCAAACCACTGCGGCCGATGTTCCTTATCCTTTCCATTCCGCCGAAGAAATGCTCGCCATGGCAAAAGGTTCGGGCCTGACCATCGCCGGAATGAAACGCTCCAATGAGATTGCGCAGGGTCATGGCCAGAAGCTGGACAAGGGCGTTCTGCAGATCTGGAAAGTCATGGCCGGTTCGATTGACGCCGGCTTGCAAGCCGACGGTGTCCTGCCAGGCGGGCTCCAACTGCGTCGACGTGCAAAAGCTCTGCAGGAAAGCTTGCGGATCGACCATGGAATGAACCTTGCGGCACCGCATACCATCAACGACTGGATTGCATCATATGCCATTGCAGTAAACGAGGTAAACGCAGCCGGCGGTCAGATTGTAACGGCGCCGACCAACGGAGCATCCGGCGTTGTTCCGGCAACGCTGCGCTACTACCTCGACCATGTGCCGAATGCTTCGCAGGACCGGATTGTCGATTTTCTGCTCACTGCCGCGGCCATAGGTGGGCTTCTGAAAGCCAACGCCTCGATCTCGGGTGCGGAAGTTGGTTGCCAAGGCGAAGTCGGCTCTGCCGCTGCCATGGCCGCGGCCGGTCTTTGCGCGGTACTCGGCGGATCACCGGAGCAAGTCGAGAATGCCGCGGAAATCGCCCTTGAGCATCACCTCGGAATGACTTGCGACCCGATAAAGGGGTTGGTTCAGGCGCCCTGCATCGAGCGGAACGGCCTCGGCGCTATCAAGGCCGTCTCGGCCGCATCGCTGGCGCTCCGCGGCGATGGCACCCACCTCGTTAGTCTCGACGCCTGCATCGAAACGATGCGGCAGACCGGCCGCGATATGAACGAAAAGTACAAGGAAACCTCGCTGGGCGGCCTCGCGGTCAACGTTCCGAATTGTTGA
- a CDS encoding thiamine diphosphokinase, producing the protein MPPPVVHSEHAVTLIGGGPVAPESLSLALERAPLLVAADGGAEHAKALGSLPSTIIGDLDSLINHKWWRKSGIAIYKFEEQSSTDFEKCISCIDAPLIVAVGFLEGRFDHALAVMSVLFSHRSQRILVLGREDVIFMCPDVLSLELEVGTRISFFPLVKIRGLMSAGLRWPTDGLTLEPGAQIGTSNEAVSARVRASFDRPGMLVILPVSCLDQAIKALGFNNSER; encoded by the coding sequence ATGCCCCCGCCAGTTGTCCACTCCGAACACGCCGTTACCCTCATCGGAGGTGGTCCTGTTGCACCTGAAAGCCTGTCGCTGGCGCTAGAGCGTGCACCGCTGCTGGTTGCTGCCGATGGCGGCGCGGAGCATGCAAAGGCGCTAGGCAGCCTTCCGTCCACCATAATTGGTGATCTTGACTCGCTAATTAATCATAAATGGTGGCGGAAATCAGGCATTGCAATTTACAAATTTGAGGAACAGTCGAGCACAGATTTTGAGAAGTGCATCTCTTGTATTGATGCGCCGCTTATAGTCGCAGTCGGGTTTCTCGAAGGCCGCTTCGACCATGCTCTCGCTGTGATGAGCGTTCTTTTTTCCCATCGGTCGCAACGCATCTTGGTGCTGGGCAGGGAAGATGTGATCTTCATGTGCCCGGATGTTCTGTCTCTCGAACTTGAGGTCGGTACACGAATTTCGTTCTTTCCGCTCGTGAAAATTCGGGGACTGATGAGTGCGGGTTTACGATGGCCGACGGATGGGCTGACGTTGGAGCCGGGTGCCCAGATAGGCACTTCCAATGAAGCCGTTTCCGCAAGGGTCCGTGCCAGTTTCGACCGTCCGGGTATGCTGGTGATCCTACCAGTATCCTGCCTAGATCAGGCGATAAAGGCGCTCGGTTTCAACAATTCGGAACGTTGA
- a CDS encoding CreA family protein — MRNLLMAIAVSGLALPTVAEEVGSVDTAFKLLGANHKIVIEAFDDPEVPGVSCFVSRAKTGGISGSLGLAENTSDASIACRQTGPITLPDEVEDGEEVFGRRSSILFKRLQVVRFFDETRNTLVYLSYSDKLIDGSPKNSVSAVVVRPWVEQ; from the coding sequence ATGCGAAACCTCTTAATGGCGATTGCCGTGTCCGGTCTGGCGCTTCCTACGGTGGCAGAGGAAGTCGGAAGCGTCGATACAGCCTTCAAGTTGCTGGGCGCCAACCATAAGATCGTCATCGAAGCCTTTGACGATCCTGAGGTTCCGGGAGTTAGCTGTTTCGTGTCTCGCGCCAAGACTGGCGGAATTTCCGGTTCTTTGGGATTGGCGGAAAACACATCCGATGCCTCGATCGCATGTCGTCAAACCGGACCGATCACCTTGCCGGATGAGGTTGAGGACGGCGAAGAGGTTTTTGGACGTCGAAGTTCCATCCTCTTCAAACGTTTGCAGGTTGTGCGGTTCTTTGATGAGACCCGCAACACCCTCGTTTACCTGAGCTATTCCGACAAACTGATTGACGGGTCGCCAAAAAATTCAGTGTCCGCTGTCGTTGTGAGGCCCTGGGTGGAGCAGTAG
- a CDS encoding DUF2842 domain-containing protein, which produces MALSYRARRRWSLIALLVWLPLYIVVVVNLVELLDRPNILVELLVYVVLGVLWALPLRQIFLGVGRAAPDEGDNDHSEHHMHPDNQEK; this is translated from the coding sequence ATGGCACTCTCCTACAGGGCCCGAAGACGCTGGTCTCTCATCGCATTGTTGGTCTGGCTACCGCTTTACATTGTTGTAGTTGTAAATCTGGTGGAGTTGCTGGACCGACCGAACATCCTGGTGGAGCTATTGGTCTACGTGGTTCTTGGTGTTCTGTGGGCGCTTCCTTTGCGGCAAATTTTTTTGGGTGTCGGCCGGGCGGCACCGGATGAGGGTGACAACGACCATTCGGAGCACCATATGCATCCTGACAATCAGGAGAAGTGA
- a CDS encoding adenylosuccinate synthase: MANVVVIGAQWGDEGKGKIVDWLSERADVIARFQGGHNAGHTLVIDGEVFKLSLLPSGIVRPGKLSVIGNGVVLDPWAFVDEVQKLRAQGVEITPQSLMVAENTPLILPVHGELDRARESVNSVAKIGTTGRGIGPAYEDKVGRRVIRVADLADEQTLETRLDRLLLHHDALRRGLGLDEVDRVGLKAALMEVAPKVLEFAAPVWKVLAERRKAGQRILFEGAQGALLDIDFGTYPFVTSSNTMAGMASTGTGMGPGAVDFTLGIVKAYTTRVGEGPFPAELNDADGQRLGERGHEFGTVTGRKRRCGWFDAVLVRQTCTTSGVNGIALTKLDVLDGFDELKICVGYNLDGKVIDHLPIAAAQQARAEPIWETMEGWTETTAGARSWADLPAAAIKYVRRIEELIDCPVALLSTSPERDDTILVRDPFSD, from the coding sequence ATGGCCAACGTGGTTGTTATCGGTGCTCAATGGGGCGATGAGGGCAAAGGCAAGATTGTTGATTGGCTCAGCGAGCGGGCAGACGTAATTGCCCGCTTTCAGGGTGGCCACAACGCGGGTCACACCCTTGTCATCGACGGCGAGGTCTTCAAACTTTCGTTGCTACCATCCGGTATAGTGCGTCCGGGCAAGCTCTCCGTCATTGGCAATGGCGTCGTTTTGGATCCATGGGCCTTTGTTGACGAAGTGCAGAAACTTCGCGCACAGGGCGTGGAAATTACACCGCAGTCTTTGATGGTGGCAGAGAACACACCTTTGATCTTGCCGGTACACGGAGAACTCGATCGGGCTCGGGAGAGTGTAAACTCTGTGGCCAAGATCGGAACGACCGGACGGGGAATTGGCCCGGCATATGAAGACAAGGTTGGGCGTCGGGTGATCCGCGTTGCCGACTTGGCTGACGAACAAACACTCGAAACAAGATTGGATCGGTTGCTGCTACACCACGACGCTCTGCGCCGCGGGCTAGGCCTGGATGAAGTGGACCGCGTCGGATTGAAGGCTGCACTGATGGAAGTGGCACCAAAAGTTCTGGAGTTTGCCGCACCGGTCTGGAAAGTTCTGGCGGAGCGACGCAAAGCCGGTCAGCGCATCCTTTTCGAGGGCGCACAAGGCGCACTACTCGACATTGACTTCGGCACCTATCCATTCGTGACGTCTTCCAACACGATGGCGGGTATGGCCTCCACTGGTACCGGGATGGGACCGGGGGCCGTGGATTTCACCTTGGGTATTGTTAAGGCATACACAACTCGGGTGGGTGAGGGTCCCTTTCCGGCGGAGTTGAATGATGCCGACGGTCAGCGGCTTGGCGAGCGCGGCCACGAATTTGGAACGGTCACAGGGCGCAAGCGTCGTTGCGGCTGGTTTGACGCAGTTCTCGTGCGCCAAACCTGCACCACATCTGGGGTCAACGGCATCGCCCTGACGAAGCTCGATGTTCTCGATGGGTTCGATGAATTGAAGATCTGTGTCGGATACAATCTTGACGGCAAGGTAATTGACCATCTGCCGATCGCCGCTGCCCAGCAGGCGCGTGCGGAGCCCATTTGGGAGACAATGGAAGGTTGGACTGAGACGACAGCGGGCGCCCGAAGCTGGGCCGATCTGCCTGCTGCAGCCATCAAGTACGTTCGCAGAATCGAAGAGTTGATCGACTGTCCTGTAGCATTGCTGTCGACCTCCCCGGAGCGAGACGACACAATCCTTGTGCGCGACCCGTTCTCCGATTGA